Proteins from a single region of Mytilus trossulus isolate FHL-02 chromosome 2, PNRI_Mtr1.1.1.hap1, whole genome shotgun sequence:
- the LOC134706226 gene encoding frizzled-5-like, with translation MALTAVILTLFFLVFESGAADDSCEEIMLPMCRGLIGYTHTKLPNRFGHKHQRQVYRFLEPIWPFMDRGCSDNLRLFACGLTVPKCTTKGNTTKIELPCKETCFYSKKGCSKDMKSLGTKWPRKLKCKGLKRKKQNNCLKPYPRLKKKRQPIYAYCQKNTFPMCQNLTFDIGTLPNMFHQSRETEILTELEQYQRLADSQCHDDLWFLICGVFRPYCIASNPFTLPCRELCEEVRGKCETTYITLYGGLRWPAKLQCHRYPPASSQHTCVIPRDTALIKTNF, from the exons ATGGCGTTGACGGCAGTCATattgacattgttttttttggtttttgaatCAGGTGCCGCTGATGATTCCTGTGAAGAAATTATGCTTCCAATGTGTCGTGGTCTCATTGGATATACTCACACAAAGCTGCCAAATCGTTTTGGACATAAACACCAACGACAAGTTTACAG GTTTCTGGAACCTATTTGGCCTTTTATGGACAGAGGTTGCTCTGACAATTTGAGATTATTTGCCTGTGGACTAACAGTACCAAAATGTACAACTAAAGGAAACACAACAAAAATAGAATTACCATGTAAAGAAACTTGCTTTTATTCCAAGAAAGGCTGTAGTAAGGATATGAAAAGTCTCGGAACGAAATGGCCAAGAAAACTAAAATGCAAGGGACTTAAACGTAAGAAGCAAAATAATTGTTTGAAGCCATACCCTAGGCTGAAGAAAAAGAGGCAACCAATATACGCTTATTGTCAGAAGAATACATTTCCAATGTGTCAGAACTTAACCTTTGATATCGGTACCTTACCAAACATGTTTCACCAAAGCCGGGAAACAGAAATCCTGACGGAACTTGAGCAATATCAGAGACTAGCTGACTCTCAGTGTCATGATGATCTGTGGTTTTTGATTTGTGGAGTATTTAGACCATACTGCATCGCCAGCAACCCGTTTACCTTGCCTTGTCGGGAACTGTGCGAGGAAGTCCGAGGTAAATGTGAAACAACGTATATAACGTTGTATGGTGGTCTCCGATGGCCTGCTAAACTACAGTGCCATAGATATCCACCGGCTTCATCGCAACATACTTGTGTAATCCCCAGAGACACAGCTTTGAtcaaaactaatttttga
- the LOC134706227 gene encoding uncharacterized protein LOC134706227 produces MYHLDRTTRMPHNLGWTKLLVKMSGVIMVACSLLYLTRSQILHYEGTNNRQKPDISVKSRLRQLYKEQTPSNIPLDYTFIDNSWKLSKLCKPYKMFLNKSDFPLVRYTSDAGSVKIFTHSLDDGISSIINRTGAFEGKTINRILYELRLDPHLNLIDIGTNIGQHSIAAALIGRDSIAIDAAKSNIEHVCASADYLNIGSRITLIHNILSDTHGQREFRYSASNSDFGSIHVDSDGIWDKMKKQYNGYFSNNTVKQNSVTLDDLLNLPQMHKFKKVFVKLDVEGHEHRVLLGGKEFFKRLDVHGIIMEWAWHVKRQSADIIKSFMTEWKFKPFKISETKEFDLSAIHSDQWPQDVLWLPLKYLKF; encoded by the exons ATGTATCACCTGGATAGAACAACG AGAATGCCCCACAATCTAGGATGGACGAAACTGTTAGTAAAAATGTCGGGTGTGATTATGGTAGCGTGTAGCTTACTATACCTGACACGATCTCAGATATTACACTATGAAGGTACAAATAATAGACAGAAACCCGATATTTCAGTGAAATCGAGGTTAAGACAACTATACAAAGAACAAACGCCAAGTAATATTCCACTTGATTATACATTTATTGACAATAGCTGGAAATTATCTAAATTGTGTAAACCATATAAAATGTTCTTAAATAAGAGTGATTTTCCTTTGGTTAGATATACGTCAGACGCTGGTAGCGTGAAAATATTTACACACTCTTTAGACGATGGAATATCATCTATAATAAACAGAACAGGTGCTTTTGAAGGGAAGACCATCAACCGAATATTATATGAGTTGAGGCTAGATccacatttaaatttaattgatataggAACAAATATTGGACAGCATTCTATAGCTGCAGCATTAATCGGGCGTGATTCGATTGCAATCGACGCTGCAAAATCAAATATCGAACACGTATGTGCGTCTGCCGATTATCTAAATATTGGATCGCGAATAACATTGATTCATAATATTTTGTCCGATACGCATGGGCAAAGGGAGTTCCGGTACAGTGCCAGCAATAGTGATTTCGGATCTATACATGTTGATTCTGATGGAATATGGGACAAAATGAAGAAACAATACAATGGATATTTTAGTAATAACACAGTCAAACAAAATTCCGTTACATTAGATGATCTATTAAACCTTCCACAGATGCATAAGTTTAAAAAGGTGTTTGTTAAACTGGATGTTGAGGGTCACGAACACAGGGTGCTTTTAGGTGGAaaagaatttttcaaaagactAGATGTACATGGTATAATAATGGAATGGGCGTGGCATGTTAAACGACAGTCAGCAGAcataataaaatcttttatgACTGAATGGAAATTCAAACCATTTAAGATATCCGAAACTAAAGAGTTTGATCTAAGTGCTATACATTCTGACCAGTGGCCACAAGATGTTCTCTGGCTTccattaaagtatttaaaattttga